The following proteins are co-located in the Pseudomonas fluorescens genome:
- a CDS encoding DEAD/DEAH box helicase produces the protein MSFASLGLSEALVRAIEAAGYTEPTPVQQRAIPAVLQGRDLMVAAQTGTGKTGGFALPILERLFPNGHPDKSQRHGPRQPRVLVLTPTRELAAQVHDSFKLYARDLKFVSACIFGGVGMNPQVQAMSRGVDVLVACPGRLLDLCGQGSVDLSHVEILVLDEADRMLDMGFVHDVKKVLARLPAKRQNLLFSATFSNDITALAGKLLHNPERIEVTPPNTTVERIEQRVFRLAASHKRSLLAHLITAGAWEQVLVFTRTKHGANRLAEYLDKHGLTAVAIHGNKSQNARTKALADFKAGEVRILVATDIAARGLDIDQLPHVVNFELPNVDEDYVHRIGRTGRAGRSGEAISLVAPDEEKLLKSIERMTKQKIADGDLMGFDASTVEAEKPEARERPDVRNPRNPRGPKGDGPNGGGGGGGRRDKGKDKGGKEKAPTNGRGERPAREQKPREGTPAREQRQPSQPPRAAADRAPDEFLDDDVDNFGNRVDYVPQAKPAQGRGRRPGAPAAAAGTGAPRGGQPQGGRQNGPRNSSGGTTGTPPAKRNGPRNGAPRDGQARREDSRSNNRRPARDDQPRASEPAVQNPRGGPAPKIIHKESKADRFPTPEQLDQLPGRPRGEKPALLTRNR, from the coding sequence ATGTCCTTTGCTTCCCTCGGTCTCTCCGAGGCTTTAGTCCGCGCCATCGAGGCAGCGGGCTATACCGAGCCTACTCCGGTGCAACAGCGGGCCATTCCCGCCGTGTTGCAAGGTCGCGACCTGATGGTTGCGGCTCAGACAGGTACTGGTAAAACCGGTGGTTTCGCCCTCCCGATTCTGGAGCGGTTGTTCCCCAACGGTCACCCGGACAAATCCCAGCGTCACGGCCCGCGCCAACCGCGCGTACTGGTCCTGACCCCTACCCGCGAACTCGCCGCCCAGGTGCACGACAGCTTCAAGCTGTATGCCCGCGACTTGAAGTTCGTCAGCGCCTGCATCTTCGGCGGCGTCGGCATGAACCCACAGGTTCAGGCCATGTCCCGCGGCGTTGACGTGCTGGTCGCCTGCCCGGGTCGTTTGCTCGACCTGTGCGGCCAAGGCAGCGTTGACTTGTCCCACGTGGAAATCCTCGTGCTGGACGAAGCCGACCGTATGCTCGACATGGGCTTTGTCCATGACGTGAAAAAGGTCCTCGCCCGCCTGCCGGCCAAACGTCAGAACCTGCTGTTCTCCGCAACGTTCTCCAATGACATCACCGCCTTGGCCGGCAAGCTGCTGCACAACCCGGAGCGCATCGAAGTCACGCCGCCGAACACCACGGTCGAGCGTATCGAGCAACGCGTATTCCGCCTGGCTGCCAGCCACAAGCGCTCCCTGCTGGCGCACCTGATCACCGCCGGCGCCTGGGAACAAGTGCTGGTGTTCACCCGTACCAAGCACGGCGCCAACCGCCTGGCCGAGTACCTGGACAAGCACGGCCTCACCGCCGTCGCTATCCACGGCAACAAGAGCCAGAACGCGCGCACCAAAGCCCTGGCCGATTTCAAGGCCGGTGAAGTGCGTATCCTGGTTGCCACCGATATCGCCGCCCGCGGCCTGGATATCGACCAACTGCCACACGTGGTCAACTTCGAGCTGCCGAACGTCGACGAAGACTACGTGCACCGTATCGGCCGTACCGGCCGTGCCGGTCGCTCGGGCGAGGCCATCTCCCTGGTTGCACCGGACGAAGAAAAACTGCTGAAAAGCATCGAACGCATGACCAAGCAGAAAATCGCCGACGGCGACCTGATGGGCTTCGATGCCAGCACCGTGGAGGCTGAGAAGCCTGAAGCGCGCGAGCGTCCGGACGTGCGTAACCCACGCAACCCACGCGGTCCGAAGGGCGATGGCCCGAACGGCGGCGGTGGTGGCGGTGGTCGTCGCGACAAGGGCAAAGACAAGGGCGGCAAAGAAAAAGCGCCGACCAATGGCCGTGGCGAGCGCCCAGCCCGCGAGCAGAAGCCACGTGAAGGCACCCCGGCCCGCGAACAGCGCCAGCCGAGCCAGCCGCCACGCGCCGCAGCCGATCGTGCTCCGGACGAGTTCCTCGACGATGACGTGGATAACTTCGGTAACCGCGTTGACTACGTGCCGCAGGCCAAACCGGCTCAGGGCCGTGGTCGTCGTCCGGGTGCTCCGGCCGCGGCTGCAGGCACCGGCGCGCCACGTGGCGGCCAGCCTCAGGGCGGTCGTCAGAACGGCCCACGCAACAGCAGCGGCGGCACCACCGGCACCCCGCCTGCCAAGCGCAATGGCCCGCGTAATGGCGCCCCGCGTGACGGTCAAGCGCGTCGCGAAGATTCGCGCAGCAACAACCGCCGCCCGGCCCGTGACGATCAGCCACGTGCGTCCGAACCTGCCGTGCAGAACCCACGCGGTGGCCCGGCGCCGAAAATCATCCACAAGGAGTCGAAAGCTGACCGCTTCCCGACACCCGAGCAGTTGGATCAACTGCCAGGCCGTCCTCGTGGTGAAAAACCAGCGCTGCTGACCCGCAACCGCTGA
- a CDS encoding YceI family protein, giving the protein MLKKTLAALAIGSALMSAGSVMAADYVVDKEGQHAFVDFKISHLGYSYITGTFKDLDGKFSFDAAKPEDSKIEFNVRTASVFTNHAERDKHISSKDFLDVGKFADAKFVSTSVKTTGKNAAGQVTADVTGDLTFHGVTKPIVVKATFLGEGKDPWGGYRAGFEGTTSFNRQDFGKQMDLGPASNTVELYVTFEGVKAK; this is encoded by the coding sequence ATGTTGAAAAAGACGCTCGCCGCTCTGGCAATCGGTTCTGCTCTGATGTCCGCAGGTTCGGTGATGGCCGCTGATTATGTTGTCGACAAAGAAGGCCAGCACGCCTTCGTTGACTTCAAGATCAGCCACTTGGGCTATAGCTACATCACCGGTACTTTCAAGGACCTGGACGGCAAGTTCAGCTTCGACGCCGCCAAGCCTGAAGACAGCAAGATCGAGTTCAACGTACGTACCGCCAGCGTGTTCACCAACCACGCCGAACGTGACAAGCACATCTCCAGCAAAGACTTCCTGGACGTTGGCAAGTTTGCCGATGCCAAGTTCGTCTCCACCAGTGTTAAAACCACCGGTAAAAATGCTGCAGGCCAAGTCACTGCCGACGTGACCGGCGACCTGACCTTCCACGGCGTGACCAAGCCGATCGTCGTCAAGGCCACCTTCCTGGGTGAAGGCAAGGATCCATGGGGCGGCTACCGTGCCGGCTTTGAAGGCACCACCAGCTTCAACCGCCAGGACTTCGGCAAGCAGATGGACCTGGGCCCAGCGTCCAACACCGTTGAGCTGTACGTGACGTTTGAAGGTGTGAAAGCGAAGTAA
- a CDS encoding cytochrome b, whose amino-acid sequence MQLRNSSARYGWVSIVLHWGVALVVFGLFALGLWMVGLDYYSAWRKDAPDLHKSIGITLFAIMLVRIVWRLLSPPPPPLASYSRLTRIGAAFGHAFLYLGLFAVMIAGYLISTADGVGIPVFGLFEIPAVVSGLPDQADTAGVVHLYLAWVLVVFAGLHGVAAFKHHFIDRDATLTRMLGRKA is encoded by the coding sequence ATGCAACTACGTAACTCATCGGCCCGCTATGGTTGGGTCAGCATTGTTTTGCACTGGGGCGTGGCCCTGGTGGTGTTCGGTTTGTTCGCCCTGGGCCTGTGGATGGTCGGTCTCGACTATTACAGCGCCTGGCGCAAAGACGCGCCTGACCTGCACAAGAGCATTGGCATCACGCTGTTCGCCATCATGCTGGTGCGCATTGTCTGGCGCCTGCTCAGCCCGCCGCCGCCACCACTGGCCAGCTACAGCCGCTTGACCCGTATCGGGGCTGCGTTTGGCCACGCGTTCCTTTATCTCGGGCTGTTTGCCGTGATGATTGCCGGTTACCTGATTTCCACCGCAGACGGTGTCGGTATCCCGGTGTTTGGCTTGTTTGAGATTCCTGCCGTGGTTTCCGGTCTACCGGACCAGGCAGACACCGCCGGCGTGGTGCATCTGTACCTCGCCTGGGTGTTGGTGGTTTTCGCCGGTTTGCACGGCGTGGCTGCGTTTAAACACCACTTTATCGATCGTGATGCGACCCTGACGCGAATGCTGGGGCGCAAAGCCTGA
- a CDS encoding nuclear transport factor 2 family protein → MINEIHAFLKDYFNVLQTQDLNAFDQVFHRGCVLYSAQNSTVVVRPFDEYRTMVQGRKSPQEGGFPQLDEVLMIDVMSAEMAIVKVRLRLFNNVMVDYLNLMKVEGRWMIFAKLFHKAGEVTN, encoded by the coding sequence ATGATTAATGAAATCCACGCGTTTCTGAAAGACTACTTTAACGTGTTGCAAACCCAGGACTTGAATGCGTTCGATCAAGTGTTCCACCGAGGCTGCGTGTTGTATAGCGCGCAAAATTCGACCGTGGTCGTGCGGCCTTTTGATGAGTACAGGACGATGGTTCAGGGCCGTAAGTCGCCTCAGGAAGGTGGTTTCCCGCAACTTGACGAAGTGCTGATGATCGATGTGATGTCTGCGGAAATGGCCATCGTTAAAGTACGCTTGCGCCTGTTCAATAACGTGATGGTCGACTACTTGAATTTGATGAAAGTGGAGGGTCGCTGGATGATCTTCGCCAAGCTGTTTCACAAGGCCGGTGAAGTGACGAATTAA
- a CDS encoding LysR substrate-binding domain-containing protein: MKLPPLAALRAFEAVARLGKVNLAAIELHVTHSAVSHQIRSLEEYLDIALVARSGRSLVLTDEGRVYAYQIRQALGEIAGVTDKLVAKNKHPQLTLSVLPSYAMHWLLPRLHDFISAQPGLRLKLESSMEFASFEQGLIDCAIRFGHGQWPDMHCETLMTDSLLVVAARTFNHGVLPTTPQAILEQPLLHASESWPTWLGAAGVEGQRPHAALEFTDSTLLLEAVRLGHGVALTRRSIAHSLIQRGELVKLTDIEPVHASRYYLVWPMGTKRSAQLIALHTWLNEQVATYQDSL, encoded by the coding sequence TTGAAGCTCCCTCCACTCGCCGCACTCCGTGCCTTCGAGGCGGTAGCCCGGCTGGGCAAGGTGAACCTGGCGGCCATTGAGTTGCACGTCACCCACAGTGCCGTCAGCCACCAGATTCGCTCACTGGAAGAGTATTTGGACATCGCGTTGGTGGCCCGCAGCGGGCGCTCCCTGGTGTTGACGGACGAAGGCCGTGTTTATGCCTACCAGATCAGGCAGGCGCTGGGCGAGATAGCAGGGGTCACAGACAAACTCGTGGCAAAGAACAAGCACCCGCAACTGACCCTGTCGGTGCTGCCCTCCTACGCCATGCATTGGTTACTGCCACGCTTGCACGACTTCATCAGCGCCCAGCCTGGCCTGCGCCTGAAACTGGAATCGTCCATGGAGTTCGCCAGCTTCGAGCAAGGCCTGATCGATTGCGCGATCCGCTTCGGCCACGGCCAATGGCCCGATATGCATTGCGAAACGCTGATGACCGACTCATTGCTGGTGGTCGCCGCGCGCACCTTCAACCACGGCGTGCTGCCCACTACACCGCAGGCCATCCTCGAGCAGCCATTGCTGCACGCCAGTGAAAGCTGGCCGACCTGGCTGGGTGCCGCCGGCGTGGAGGGGCAACGCCCTCACGCTGCGCTGGAGTTCACCGACTCGACCTTGCTGCTCGAAGCCGTCAGGCTCGGGCATGGCGTCGCATTGACCCGACGCTCGATTGCCCATTCACTGATTCAACGCGGGGAGCTGGTCAAGCTCACCGATATTGAACCGGTGCATGCTTCGCGCTACTACCTGGTCTGGCCGATGGGCACCAAGCGTTCGGCGCAACTGATAGCCCTGCACACGTGGCTCAACGAACAAGTCGCAACGTATCAAGACAGCCTATAA